The following coding sequences lie in one Rutidosis leptorrhynchoides isolate AG116_Rl617_1_P2 chromosome 4, CSIRO_AGI_Rlap_v1, whole genome shotgun sequence genomic window:
- the LOC139843793 gene encoding uncharacterized protein, translated as MATVSSRQLFLQLKGVVSPKLPLSYNLVSPQFQLSESNKNRSPKLVLAGDFSGNFVTRASNNNSITPADNEEGVSLGTMKLPMNTDLNRFESLLFQWANSMSQGAQLPLPMPLKVDKIQGGVRLGFITIGDGVTEVPVYIDCLVFPADASSSTPFFRAVRDGPMKDRSPPGEPRIMKSLLAALKKSVELASL; from the exons ATGGCTACTGTATCTAGCAGACAGTTATTTTTGCAACTAAAAGGTGTCGTTAGCCCGAAACTGCCGTTATCTTACAATCTTGTTAGTCCTCAGTTTCAGTTATCCGAAAGCAATAAAAATCGCAGTCCTAAACTCGTTTTAGCTGGTGATTTTTCTGGTAATTTTGTAACTCGTGCGTCGAACAACAACAGCATTACTCCAGCTGATAATGAGGAGGGAGTTTCTTTGGGAACTATGAAACTTCCTATGAATACTGATCTTAATAGATTCGAATCGCTGTTGTTTCAG TGGGCAAACAGTATGAGCCAAGGTGCCCAGCTACCACTTCCAATGCCTCTTAAG GTTGACAAAATTCAAGGTGGTGTACGGCTTGGGTTCATTACAATTGGCGATGGAGTTACTGAGGTCCCGGTTTACATTGATTGTTTGGTTTTTCCAGCAGACGCTTCAAGTTCAACGCCATTTTTTCGAGCTGTAAGAGACGGGCCAATGAAAGATCGGTCACCACCAGGGGAGCCTAGAATCATGAAAAGCCTTCTTGCAGCACTTAAAAAGTCAGTTGAATTAGCTTCACTTTGA